Proteins from a genomic interval of Oncorhynchus nerka isolate Pitt River linkage group LG13, Oner_Uvic_2.0, whole genome shotgun sequence:
- the LOC115139822 gene encoding leucine zipper putative tumor suppressor 1-like, with translation MGSVSSLVSGHSLHSKHCQATEYKLKKAGHHRKTGRSLDGLLKYSFAQGSSNNTSKAISQAGRSEDFFYIKVSHKPRTTHQRGILTENLLEQGHFTDTEPDCRVPTKLLPMSGKLEKNTENALIRPTAFKPVIPRSTSSTETRDNLTHLLIPPERTKDSQGPKQDTFSVTLSDSGQDSMSSLPTQSTNGSLSASTGPLSQCAGGSAHGMAHPLQPPRSTWTNGNGIRASARAAALSNGGAVKANKDAVSIPSPQQPIPLLEEMGGCNRSPISMDESLIELLEQRLLESETELQELQVSFEEKEVDTCQLFEERQRYCVEEMEGLKQRCSTKLRQVSHRAVRNHQALQLQVSQLQQDKQRLQDELARMTQEKDLTEVKLRSFEREKTQLEPTLEETQWEVCQKTGEISLLKQHLRDSQADVTHKLNDIVSLKVSLKETRAKMEALGQQNKEQEDKIHSRSVEVEVCHNELQRKKNEADLLREKVGILETDIKGIKKDLALAKEQRQQQKAKLEAQAQQRTDQSGGREGCMSTDSLQGEVERLKGELREERETQERLLNSFEHERQTWNKEKDRVIKYQNQLQLNYLQMHKKNQDLERILQELTVELESRPELDVDIHSSGLHYEDMIATEI, from the exons ATGGGAAGCGTCAGCAGCCTCGTCTCAGGTCACAGTCTTCACAGCAAGCACTGTCAGGCCACGGAGTACAAATTAAAGAAAGCAGGCCATCACCGGAAGACAGGCCGGAGCCTGGATGGCCTACTGAAGTATAGCTTTGCACAGGGGTCCTCCAACAACACATCTAAAGCCATCTCTCAGGCAGGCAGGAGTGAAGACTTCTTTTACATAAAAGTGAGCCACAAGCCGCGGACGACTCACCAGAGAGGCATCCTAACAGAGAACCTTTTAGAACAGGGACATTTTACTGATACGGAACCAGACTGTAGAGTGCCAACTAAGTTGCTGCCTATGTCTGGGAAACTGGAGAAG AATACCGAGAACGCTTTGATCCGGCCCACAGCCTTCAAGCCAGTCATCCCTAGGAGCACCTCTTCCACAGAGACTCGCGACAATCTCACCCACCTGCTTATTCCCCCAGAAAGGACCAAAGACTCCCAGGGGCCCAAACAGGACACCTTTTCAGTGACCCTCTCAGACTCTGGGCAGGATTCAATGTCCAGCCTGCCTACTCAAAGCACCAATGGGAGCCTCAGTGCTTCCACAGGCCCATTGTCTCAGTGTGCAGGAGGCTCAGCCCATGGCATGGCCCATCCCCTGCAGCCCCCCCGCTCTACATGGACCAATGGGAATGGCATTAGAGCCAGTGCTAGGGCTGCAGCTCTAAGCAATGGAGGGGCAGTGAAGGCTAACAAGGATGCCGTCTCCATACCGTCCCCTCAGCAGCCTATTCCTCTGTTGGAGGAGATGGGAGGCTGTAATCGCTCTCCCATCTCAATGGACGAGTCCCTCATTGAGCTGCTGGAGCAGAGGCTGctggagagtgagacagagctgcaggagctgCAGGTGAGCTTTGAGGAGAAAGAGGTGGACACTTGCCAGCTGTTTGAGGAGAGGCAGAGGTATTGTGTTGAGGAGATGGAGGGCCTGAAGCAGAGGTGCTCCACCAAGCTCAGGCAGGTCTCGCACAGGGCCGTGAGGAACCACCAGGCCTTGCAACTGCAGGTCAGTCAGCTGCAACAGGACAAGCAGAGGCTCCAGGATGAGCTGGCCAGGATGACCCAGGAAAAGGACCTGACAGAGGTCAAACTGAGGTCGTTTGAGAGGGAGAAAACCCAGCTCGAGCCCACCTTAGAGGAGACCCAGTGGGAG GTATGTCAAAAGACTGGGGAGATCTCCCTGCTGAAGCAGCATCTCAGGGACTCCCAGGCTGATGTCACTCACAAGCTGAATGACATCGTAAGCCTCAAGGTCTCGCTGAAGGAGACTCGGGCCAAAATGGAGGCATTGGGGCAGCAGAACAAAGAACAAGAGGACAAGATACACTCTCGCAGCGTGGAGGTCGAG GTATGCCACAATGAGCTCCAGCGCAAGAAGAACGAGGCTGATCTTCTAAGAGAAAAGGTGGGTATACTAGAGACAGACATCAAAGGAATTAAAAAGGATCTGGCCCTGGCAAaagaacagaggcagcagcagaagGCCAAACTGGAGGCCCAGGCCCAGCAGAGGACAGACCAGAGCGGGGGGAGAGAAGGGTGCATGAGCACTGACTCCCtccagggagaggtggagagactgaAAGGGGAgctcagggaagagagagagactcaggagAGGCTGTTGAACAGCTTTGAGCATGAAAGACAGACGTGGAACAAGGAGAAGGACAGAGTCATCAAGTACCAGAACCAGCTTCAGCTCAACTATCTGCAGATGCACAAGAAGAACCAAGACTTGGAGAGGATCCTGCAGGAGCTCACAGTGGAGCTGGAGAGTCGGCCGGAGCTCGACGTGGACATCCACAGCTCAGGGTTACACTATGAGGATATGATAGCCACAGAAATTTGA